Proteins found in one Canis aureus isolate CA01 chromosome 19, VMU_Caureus_v.1.0, whole genome shotgun sequence genomic segment:
- the SLC27A1 gene encoding long-chain fatty acid transport protein 1 isoform X1, which yields MRAPGAGSASVVSLVLLWLLGLPWSWSAAAALGVYVGGGGWRFLRIVCKTARRDLFGLLVLIRVRLELRHHQRARHTIPRIFQVVAQQQPDRLALVDAGSDVCWTFAQLDAYSNAVANLFCQLGFTPGDVVAIFLEGRPEFVGLWLGLAKVGVEAALLNVNLRREPLAFCLGTSGAKALIFGGELTAAVAEVSGQLGKSLLKFCSGELGPEGILPDTQLLDPLLKEASTAPLAQPPDKGMDDRLFYIYTSGTTGLPKAAIVVHSRYYRIAAFGHHAYSMQVADVLYDCLPLYHTAGNIMGVGQCLIYGLTVVLRKKFSASRFWDDCVKYNCTVVQYIGEICRYLLKQPVREAEGRHRVRLAVGNGLRPAIWEEFTERFGVRQIGEFYGATECNCSIANMDGKVGSCGFNSRILPHVYPIQLVKVNEDTMELLRDAQGLCIPCQAGEPGLLVGQINQQDPLRRFDGYISESATSKKIAHSVFRKGDSAYISGDVLVMDELGYMYFRDRSGDTFRWRGENVSTTEVEGVLSRLLGQTDVAVYGVAVPGVEGKAGMAAIADPHGQLSPNALYQELQKVLAPYARPIFLRLLPQVDTTGTFKIQKTRLQHEGFDPRQTSDRLFFLDLKQGHYLPLDQSVYTRICSGAFAL from the exons AtgcgggctcccggtgcaggctCGGCCTCGGTGGTCTCGCTCGTCCTGCTGTGGCTGCTGGGGCTTCCGTGGAGCTGGAGCGCGGCGGCGGCACTCGGCGTGTACGTGGGCGGTGGCGGCTGGCGTTTCCTGCGCATCGTCTGCAAGACAGCAAGGCGGGACCTCTT TGGCCTCTTGGTGCTGATCCGCGTCCGTCTGGAGCTGCGGCACCACCAGCGCGCCCGCCACACCATCCCGCGGATCTTCCAGGTGGTGGCACAGCAGCAGCCCGACCGCCTGGCGCTGGTGGACGCGGGCAGCGACGTGTGCTGGACCTTCGCGCAGCTGGATGCCTACTCCAACGCTGTGGCCAACCTCTTCTGCCAGCTGGGCTTCACACCAGGTGACGTGGTGGCCATCTTCCTGGAGGGCCGGCCGGAGTTCGTGGGGCTGTGGCTGGGCCTGGCCAAGGTGGGCGTGGAAGCCGCGCTGCTCAATGTTAACCTGCGGCGGGAGCCCCTGGCCTTCTGCCTGGGCACCTCCGGTGCCAAGGCCCTCATCTTCGGAGGGGAGCTGACGGCAG CGGTGGCCGAGGTGAGCGGACAGCTGGGGAAGAGCCTGCTCAAGTTCTGTTCTGGAGAGTTGGGGCCCGAGGGCATCTTGCCAGACACCCAGCTCCTGGACCCGTTGCTGAAGGAGGCCTCCACAGCGCCCCTGGCACAGCCCCCGGACAAGGGCATGGATG ATCGACTCTTCTACATCTATACCTCAGGGACCACGGGGCTGCCCAAGGCTGCCATTGTAGTGCACAGCAG GTACTACCGCATCGCAGCCTTCGGCCACCACGCCTACAGCATGCAGGTGGCAGACGTGCTCTATGACTGCCTACCCCTGTACCACACGGCAG GGAACATCATGGGCGTGGGGCAGTGTCTTATCTACGGGCTGACGGTGGTCCTCCGCAAGAAGTTCTCAGCCAGCCGCTTCTGGGATGACTGCGTCAAGTACAACTGCACG GTGGTCCAGTACATCGGGGAGATCTGCCGCTACCTGCTGAAGCAGCCGGTGCGCGAGGCCGAGGGGCGGCACCGCGTGCGCCTGGCGGTGGGCAACGGGCTGCGGCCCGCCATCTGGGAGGAGTTCACCGAGCGCTTCGGCGTGCGCCAGATCGGCGAGTTCTACGGGGCCACCGAGTGCAACTGCAGCATCGCCAACATGGACGGCAAG GTTGGCTCCTGTGGCTTTAACAGCCGTATCTTGCCCCACGTGTACCCCATCCAGCTAGTGAAGGTCAATGAGGACACCATGGAACTACTCCGGGATGCCCAGGGCCTCTGTATCCCGTGCCAGGCTG GGGAGCCCGGCCTCCTTGTGGGCCAGATCAACCAGCAGGACCCACTGCGTCGTTTCGATGGCTACATCAGCGAGAGTGCCACCAGCAAGAAGATTGCTCACAGTGTCTTCCGCAAGGGCGACAGTGCCTACATCTCAG GTGACGTGCTGGTGATGGATGAGCTGGGCTACATGTACTTCAGGGACCGCAGCGGGGACACCTTCCGCTGGCGTGGGGAAAATGTCTCCACTACAGAGGTGGAGGGCGTGCTGAGCCGCCTGCTGGGCCAGACAGACGTGGCTGTGTATGGGGTGGCTGTGCCAG GAGTGGAGGGCAAAGCAGGCATGGCGGCCATCGCGGACCCCCACGGCCAGCTGAGCCCCAATGCGCTGTACCAAGAGCTGCAGAAGGTGCTCGCACCCTATGCCCGGCCCATCTTCCTCCGCCTCCTGCCCCAAGTGGACACCACAG GCACCTTCAAGATCCAGAAGACTCGACTACAGCATGAGGGTTTTGACCCACGCCAGACCTCGGACCGGCTCTTCTTCCTGGACCTGAAGCAGGGCCACTACCTGCCCCTGGACCAGAGTGTCTACACCCGCATCTGCT
- the SLC27A1 gene encoding long-chain fatty acid transport protein 1 isoform X2 — translation MRAPGAGSASVVSLVLLWLLGLPWSWSAAAALGVYVGGGGWRFLRIVCKTARRDLFGLLVLIRVRLELRHHQRARHTIPRIFQVVAQQQPDRLALVDAGSDVCWTFAQLDAYSNAVANLFCQLGFTPGDVVAIFLEGRPEFVGLWLGLAKVGVEAALLNVNLRREPLAFCLGTSGAKALIFGGELTAAVAEVSGQLGKSLLKFCSGELGPEGILPDTQLLDPLLKEASTAPLAQPPDKGMDDRLFYIYTSGTTGLPKAAIVVHSRYYRIAAFGHHAYSMQVADVLYDCLPLYHTAGNIMGVGQCLIYGLTVVLRKKFSASRFWDDCVKYNCTVVQYIGEICRYLLKQPVREAEGRHRVRLAVGNGLRPAIWEEFTERFGVRQIGEFYGATECNCSIANMDGKVGSCGFNSRILPHVYPIQLVKVNEDTMELLRDAQGLCIPCQAGEPGLLVGQINQQDPLRRFDGYISESATSKKIAHSVFRKGDSAYISGDVLVMDELGYMYFRDRSGDTFRWRGENVSTTEVEGVLSRLLGQTDVAVYGVAVPGTFKIQKTRLQHEGFDPRQTSDRLFFLDLKQGHYLPLDQSVYTRICSGAFAL, via the exons AtgcgggctcccggtgcaggctCGGCCTCGGTGGTCTCGCTCGTCCTGCTGTGGCTGCTGGGGCTTCCGTGGAGCTGGAGCGCGGCGGCGGCACTCGGCGTGTACGTGGGCGGTGGCGGCTGGCGTTTCCTGCGCATCGTCTGCAAGACAGCAAGGCGGGACCTCTT TGGCCTCTTGGTGCTGATCCGCGTCCGTCTGGAGCTGCGGCACCACCAGCGCGCCCGCCACACCATCCCGCGGATCTTCCAGGTGGTGGCACAGCAGCAGCCCGACCGCCTGGCGCTGGTGGACGCGGGCAGCGACGTGTGCTGGACCTTCGCGCAGCTGGATGCCTACTCCAACGCTGTGGCCAACCTCTTCTGCCAGCTGGGCTTCACACCAGGTGACGTGGTGGCCATCTTCCTGGAGGGCCGGCCGGAGTTCGTGGGGCTGTGGCTGGGCCTGGCCAAGGTGGGCGTGGAAGCCGCGCTGCTCAATGTTAACCTGCGGCGGGAGCCCCTGGCCTTCTGCCTGGGCACCTCCGGTGCCAAGGCCCTCATCTTCGGAGGGGAGCTGACGGCAG CGGTGGCCGAGGTGAGCGGACAGCTGGGGAAGAGCCTGCTCAAGTTCTGTTCTGGAGAGTTGGGGCCCGAGGGCATCTTGCCAGACACCCAGCTCCTGGACCCGTTGCTGAAGGAGGCCTCCACAGCGCCCCTGGCACAGCCCCCGGACAAGGGCATGGATG ATCGACTCTTCTACATCTATACCTCAGGGACCACGGGGCTGCCCAAGGCTGCCATTGTAGTGCACAGCAG GTACTACCGCATCGCAGCCTTCGGCCACCACGCCTACAGCATGCAGGTGGCAGACGTGCTCTATGACTGCCTACCCCTGTACCACACGGCAG GGAACATCATGGGCGTGGGGCAGTGTCTTATCTACGGGCTGACGGTGGTCCTCCGCAAGAAGTTCTCAGCCAGCCGCTTCTGGGATGACTGCGTCAAGTACAACTGCACG GTGGTCCAGTACATCGGGGAGATCTGCCGCTACCTGCTGAAGCAGCCGGTGCGCGAGGCCGAGGGGCGGCACCGCGTGCGCCTGGCGGTGGGCAACGGGCTGCGGCCCGCCATCTGGGAGGAGTTCACCGAGCGCTTCGGCGTGCGCCAGATCGGCGAGTTCTACGGGGCCACCGAGTGCAACTGCAGCATCGCCAACATGGACGGCAAG GTTGGCTCCTGTGGCTTTAACAGCCGTATCTTGCCCCACGTGTACCCCATCCAGCTAGTGAAGGTCAATGAGGACACCATGGAACTACTCCGGGATGCCCAGGGCCTCTGTATCCCGTGCCAGGCTG GGGAGCCCGGCCTCCTTGTGGGCCAGATCAACCAGCAGGACCCACTGCGTCGTTTCGATGGCTACATCAGCGAGAGTGCCACCAGCAAGAAGATTGCTCACAGTGTCTTCCGCAAGGGCGACAGTGCCTACATCTCAG GTGACGTGCTGGTGATGGATGAGCTGGGCTACATGTACTTCAGGGACCGCAGCGGGGACACCTTCCGCTGGCGTGGGGAAAATGTCTCCACTACAGAGGTGGAGGGCGTGCTGAGCCGCCTGCTGGGCCAGACAGACGTGGCTGTGTATGGGGTGGCTGTGCCAG GCACCTTCAAGATCCAGAAGACTCGACTACAGCATGAGGGTTTTGACCCACGCCAGACCTCGGACCGGCTCTTCTTCCTGGACCTGAAGCAGGGCCACTACCTGCCCCTGGACCAGAGTGTCTACACCCGCATCTGCT